One Rosa chinensis cultivar Old Blush chromosome 5, RchiOBHm-V2, whole genome shotgun sequence genomic region harbors:
- the LOC112165797 gene encoding double-stranded RNA-binding protein 1: protein MMYKSKLQELCHENKWGLPRYTAMKDGPDHNPCFKACVSVNGYSFDSPVTCKSFKQAQNQAAMIAFLHFTSPPSSSSSLSPVDEHSTSESPEFNTTSTLKKAENAASMSISFSDGFQDDEPGRLYKNLLQELAQREGFSMPAYTTVNSGAFHMPTFYSTVDVEGEKFSGHVGKSKKQAELSAAKVAYTTLKERALKTTQSTNWRMNVVPEQDLVSSPTTKNKECALETKEIDEVKGSDNVLDNINLKAVYCNAPDAMVLEIDNMNKTGKPSSCLETVPSSTKEYPSSPAFMHTDLSAISIVDKNEGKLTGLKSYLLCNRFRVYTHFPDIAFPKCITVLPISDDKWVAVRLEFPNEESN from the exons ATGATGTACAAGAGTAAGCTGCAGGAGCTGTGCCATGAAAACAAATGGGGTTTGCCAAGATACACTGCCATGAAAGATGGACCGGATCACAATCCTTGCTTCAAGGCTTGTGTTTCAGTAAATGGCTACTCCTTTGACTCGCCGGTTACTTGTAAATCTTTCAAACAAGCCCAGAACCAAGCTGCCATGATCGCTTTTCTTCACTTCACCTctccaccttcttcttcttcttcactttcaCCGG TGGATGAGCATAGCACCTCGGAGAGCCCAGAGTTCAACACTACTAGTACTTTAAAGAAGGCAGAGAATGCTGCTTCTATGTCTATTTCATTCTCAGACGGGTTTCAGGAT GACGAACCTGGTCGTCTTTACAAGAATCTCTTACAGGAGTTGGCTCAGAGAGAAGGTTTTTCCATGCCAGCATATACAACTGTGAACTCGGGTGCATTTCACATGCCAACATTCTATTCCACTGTGGATGTGGAAGGAGAGAAATTCTCCGGACATGTGGGGAAATCCAAAAAACAGGCAGAGTTGAGTGCCGCGAAGGTTGCTTACACCACCTTAAAAGAGC GTGCTCTCAAAACCACTCAAAGCACTAACTGGAGAATGAATGTTGTTCCTGAACAAGATTTGGTTTCCTCTCCAACTACCAAGAATAAGGAATGTGCTTTAGAAACTAAAG AGATCGATGAAGTTAAAGGGTCAGACAATGTATTGGACAACATCAATCTCAAAGCTGTGTACTGCAATGCACCTGATGCAATGGTACTGGAAATCGATAATATGAATAAAACTGGAAAGCCTTCCTCATGTTTGGAAACAGTGCCCTCTTCAACTAAAGAATACCCTTCCTCTCCAGCATTTATGCATACTGATCTTTCGGCTATCTCAATTGTGGATAAAAATGAAGGGAAATTAACGGGATTGAAAAGTTACTTGCTGTGCAACAGGTTTAGAGTCTACACACATTTTCCAGATATTGCATTCCCCAAGTGCATAACTGTGCTGCCCATCAGTGATGACAAATGGGTGGCTGTCAGGTTGGAGTTCCCAAATGAAGAAAGCAATTAG